A window of Leptotrichia wadei contains these coding sequences:
- a CDS encoding DUF1819 family protein yields MGKREYSAGIVSKGFWFLEFKKFLEFLKDGKNENEIRRMQEEENIFSAPSKDYGKRIFSEINKRIKVLSGDIKILFFKVDVGTMKIINLLSVMQTDKLFFEYVYNSYRNEMLLGTKEYSPNSVKKFLDEKSLQNEEVAKFTENTKKRMRGSYGNYLKEAGLLEENKGKILYRKIYLDYELENLLRENKMEMYIKALKGEV; encoded by the coding sequence ATGGGAAAAAGAGAATACAGTGCTGGAATTGTAAGTAAAGGATTCTGGTTTTTAGAATTTAAAAAATTTTTAGAGTTTTTGAAAGATGGGAAAAATGAGAATGAGATAAGAAGAATGCAGGAAGAAGAAAATATTTTTTCTGCACCTTCTAAAGATTATGGTAAAAGAATTTTTAGTGAAATTAATAAAAGAATAAAAGTACTTTCTGGAGATATAAAGATATTGTTTTTTAAGGTTGATGTTGGAACTATGAAAATAATAAATTTATTATCAGTAATGCAAACAGATAAATTATTTTTCGAATATGTTTATAATTCTTATCGAAACGAAATGTTACTAGGAACTAAAGAATATAGTCCAAATTCTGTTAAAAAATTTTTGGATGAAAAATCTTTACAAAATGAGGAAGTTGCTAAATTTACAGAAAATACAAAAAAGCGAATGAGAGGTTCGTATGGAAATTATTTAAAAGAGGCAGGATTATTGGAAGAAAATAAAGGGAAAATTTTATATAGAAAAATTTATTTGGATTATGAATTAGAAAATTTATTGAGAGAGAATAAAATGGAAATGTATATAAAGGCTTTAAAAGGAGAAGTGTAA
- a CDS encoding alpha-amylase family glycosyl hydrolase has product MGYKLIIYKDNKFYREENLKQKWENFIYKWGNVESGSYFFEIKDEENGTISGVTYSHTAPFAKKFEAVVGENLPPKSITGFQKGIDIYVEYSPSKKSFSLTKMKFYRMNLNIADFGLEKADKVEIAGNFNNWKPDTEPIHHFEGTNYEVTLASPEGVYEYKYLIDGKWYPGNENKKLIIGENGALFAQGDLGTGKFVYEAIDKNTNLKAIVHNYDSLQYFNKLSDSEYEFKIRTQMNDVERAYISIVLHEEDNYEMIYELERYQDKTNGFDYFERIINFGKEATKLLYYFILEDNGSRAYFNGKTLSYSKPKRLVVNTTSKDIQLFNVPNWAKEAIWYNIFPDRFYNGNHYNDPIFNEFGPEAFKPNRLHEQNFVEEYKWEKSNNVISHFDRNRWTADFKEQVIWEKLGEREIDYSLKYARMYGGDLQGIKEKISYMKELGINAVWLNPVFFSYQNHKYGANDFRHISPDFGTIKTSGSTHGVEINRNNKYGNKSYVDVLGNKATTSSELKLLEVNLKGESRGKNGYGETEDPATWVWTESDLIMVDLIKEFHKNGIRVIFDGVFNHSSSEHWTFNMVLADGENSKYKDWYKFTDFGQHVPITDDMSDEQAFETLIANRKRTIYNAWGGFDSLPEFNTFNQEYKEYIFNITRKWMCGPDGKESENWMEDDGIDGWRLDVPNCLENQNFWNEWREVVKGSKKDSYITAELWGNASGDINGGNKFDTVMNYEWLKTVIGFFINQSREGGVRYKLKAQDFFNELREKRTWYPYQALQASQNLNGSHDTDRLYSRIVNDVIGRNLEEGKQLEKGYNGIRPDLASNYHPNTTIDWRNSPIKPKDILKLISIFQMTYIGAPMLFYGDEVGMWGATDPYCRKPMLWKEFLYDNEKNPSHINQNEVYEQKVDSDLFEWYKKLIRIRLENKTLVYGKFREIFADNDREIIVYERVIEDHTIIVVINNSFNNWENVEFETNYQDERFIDLVTEGRTFRTGSNGKLKLDLKAKEGMILRKVGIDGDYE; this is encoded by the coding sequence ATGGGTTATAAATTAATAATTTACAAAGATAATAAATTTTATAGAGAAGAGAATTTAAAGCAAAAATGGGAAAATTTTATATATAAATGGGGAAACGTTGAATCAGGAAGCTATTTCTTTGAAATAAAGGATGAAGAAAATGGTACAATAAGCGGTGTAACTTATAGCCATACAGCTCCATTTGCCAAAAAATTTGAAGCTGTGGTAGGTGAAAATCTTCCACCAAAATCAATAACAGGATTTCAAAAGGGAATAGATATTTATGTAGAATATTCTCCATCAAAAAAGTCATTTTCATTGACTAAGATGAAATTTTACAGAATGAACTTGAATATTGCTGATTTTGGATTGGAAAAGGCGGATAAAGTTGAGATTGCGGGAAACTTTAATAACTGGAAGCCCGATACTGAGCCAATTCACCATTTTGAAGGGACAAATTACGAAGTGACACTGGCTTCGCCTGAAGGAGTTTATGAATACAAATACTTGATTGACGGAAAATGGTATCCTGGAAATGAAAATAAAAAACTTATAATCGGGGAAAATGGAGCATTATTTGCACAAGGAGATTTGGGAACCGGAAAATTTGTTTATGAAGCGATTGATAAAAATACAAATTTAAAGGCGATTGTTCATAACTATGATAGTTTGCAATATTTTAATAAATTGTCTGACAGTGAGTATGAATTTAAAATAAGAACGCAGATGAATGATGTGGAGCGGGCTTACATAAGCATTGTTTTACATGAAGAAGATAATTATGAAATGATTTATGAACTTGAAAGATACCAAGATAAGACAAACGGATTTGACTATTTTGAAAGAATTATAAACTTTGGAAAAGAAGCAACAAAACTATTGTATTATTTTATTTTGGAAGATAACGGCTCAAGAGCTTACTTTAATGGAAAAACATTGAGTTATAGCAAACCTAAAAGACTTGTTGTAAATACAACTTCTAAAGACATACAGTTGTTTAACGTACCAAACTGGGCAAAAGAAGCTATTTGGTATAATATTTTTCCAGATAGATTTTATAATGGAAATCATTACAATGATCCAATTTTCAATGAATTTGGACCAGAGGCATTTAAGCCTAACAGACTTCATGAACAGAATTTTGTAGAAGAATATAAATGGGAAAAAAGTAATAATGTGATTAGTCATTTTGATAGAAACCGATGGACGGCTGATTTTAAGGAACAGGTAATATGGGAAAAGCTGGGAGAGCGTGAAATTGACTACAGCTTGAAATATGCCAGAATGTATGGTGGAGATTTACAGGGAATTAAGGAAAAGATATCATATATGAAGGAGCTTGGAATTAATGCTGTATGGCTAAATCCAGTATTTTTCTCGTATCAAAATCATAAGTATGGAGCAAATGACTTTAGACATATTTCGCCAGATTTTGGGACAATAAAGACAAGCGGGTCAACTCACGGTGTGGAAATTAATAGAAATAATAAATATGGGAATAAGTCATACGTGGATGTGCTTGGAAACAAGGCTACGACAAGTAGTGAGCTAAAACTTCTGGAAGTGAACTTAAAGGGTGAAAGCAGAGGAAAAAATGGATATGGAGAAACAGAAGATCCAGCTACTTGGGTTTGGACAGAGTCAGACTTGATAATGGTTGATTTGATAAAGGAATTTCATAAAAATGGTATTCGTGTAATATTTGACGGAGTTTTCAATCATAGCAGCAGTGAGCATTGGACATTTAATATGGTGCTTGCAGACGGTGAAAATTCTAAATATAAAGATTGGTACAAATTTACAGATTTTGGACAGCATGTTCCGATTACAGATGATATGAGTGATGAACAGGCATTTGAAACATTAATTGCAAATAGAAAGAGAACTATTTATAATGCTTGGGGTGGATTTGACTCGCTTCCTGAATTTAACACTTTTAATCAGGAATATAAAGAATACATTTTTAATATTACGAGAAAATGGATGTGTGGACCTGATGGAAAAGAAAGTGAAAACTGGATGGAAGATGACGGAATTGATGGATGGCGTTTAGATGTGCCAAACTGCCTTGAAAATCAAAATTTCTGGAATGAATGGAGAGAAGTTGTAAAAGGCAGCAAGAAGGATTCCTACATAACTGCCGAACTTTGGGGAAATGCTTCAGGAGATATTAATGGCGGAAATAAATTTGACACTGTAATGAACTATGAATGGCTAAAAACAGTTATCGGATTTTTCATAAATCAAAGCCGTGAAGGTGGAGTAAGATACAAGTTAAAGGCACAGGACTTTTTCAATGAACTTCGAGAAAAAAGAACTTGGTATCCGTATCAGGCGTTACAGGCGAGTCAGAATCTAAACGGTTCACACGATACGGACAGGCTTTATTCAAGAATTGTAAACGATGTAATTGGAAGAAATCTGGAAGAAGGAAAGCAGTTAGAAAAAGGATACAATGGAATTCGTCCTGACCTAGCTTCAAATTACCATCCAAATACAACAATAGATTGGCGAAACAGCCCAATTAAGCCAAAAGATATATTAAAATTAATATCAATATTCCAAATGACTTATATTGGAGCACCAATGCTATTTTACGGCGATGAAGTTGGAATGTGGGGAGCAACAGACCCATACTGCAGAAAGCCAATGTTATGGAAGGAATTTTTGTATGATAATGAAAAAAATCCATCACATATTAATCAGAATGAAGTTTATGAACAAAAAGTCGACAGCGATTTATTTGAATGGTACAAAAAGTTAATAAGAATAAGATTGGAAAATAAAACACTTGTTTATGGTAAGTTTAGGGAAATATTTGCTGATAATGACAGGGAAATAATTGTATACGAAAGAGTAATTGAAGATCATACAATTATTGTTGTAATAAACAATTCATTTAACAATTGGGAGAATGTAGAATTTGAAACAAATTATCAGGATGAAAGATTTATTGACCTGGTAACAGAAGGCAGAACATTTAGAACAGGTTCAAATGGGAAATTAAAGTTGGATCTAAAGGCGAAAGAAGGGATGATTTTACGAAAAGTGGGGATAGATGGGGATTATGAGTAA